In Sesamum indicum cultivar Zhongzhi No. 13 unplaced genomic scaffold, S_indicum_v1.0 scaffold00227, whole genome shotgun sequence, a genomic segment contains:
- the LOC110011407 gene encoding uncharacterized protein LOC110011407, translating to MGDAAAELVEYTADVINDASPDDVSHDASPDDVSHDASPDDVSHDASRDDVSHDASPNVVSHDVSPDDVSHDVSPDDVSWWEENFIDVHILDLGEQFVHCRITSKAVNESIIVTVVYGATEVIDRWILWTTLETLAQQCSDVPWLVGGDFNAVRDLNESIWHHEVVGIPMYAVTRKLKALKPVFRLQRRNKGDLTLNVQLAKGFLDEAQQLINDENGTTHTDQGEVAHEFVSYYQNLLGGTRRRLTVDIRYLRPWARHCITDEEASHLLLPISPNDVKQAVFDIAEDKAPGPDGYLLGFFKAAWPVIGEEVTRAVLDFFSTEKLLKQINSTILALIPKRLSVLLDKIISPCQTAFIPGRSIGDNIYASPGTILGL from the exons ATGGGTGATGCAGCAGCAGAATTGGTTGAATACactgctgatgtcatcaatGATGCAAGCCCTGATGATGTCAGCCATGATGCAAGCCCTGATGATGTCAGCCATGATGCAAGCCCTGATGATGTCAGCCATGATGCAAGCCGTGATGATGTCAGCCATGATGCAAGCCCTAATGTTGTCAGCCATGATGTAAGCCCTGATGATGTCAGCCATGATGTAAGCCCTGATGATGTCAGCT GGTGGGAAgagaattttattgatgtccaTATTCTTGACCTGGGTGAACAATTCGTGCACTGTCGTATCACTAGTAAAGCTGTCAATGAATCTATTATTGTTactgttgtttatggtgcaACTGAGGTGATTGACCGTTGGATTTTGTGGACTACACTGGAAACACTCGCTCAGCAGTGCTCAGATGTCCCGTGGTTGGTGGGaggggactttaatgcagtACGAGACCTTAATGAG AGCATTTGGCATCATGAGGTTGTTGGTATACCTATGTATGCCGTGACACGTAAACTGAAGGCACTTAAACCGGTCTTCCGACTacagaggaggaataagggggattTGACGCTGAATGTCCAATTAGCCAAAGGTTTTCtcgatgaggcacaacaattG atcaatgatgagaatggtaccACACACACGGATCAAGGGGAGGTCgcccatgagtttgtctcatactatcagaacctTTTAGGAGGTACCAGACGACGGTTGACAGTGGATATTCGATACCTTAGACCATGGGCGAGGCACTGTATTACTGATGAGGAAGCGAGCCACTTACTCCTACCAATATCGCcgaatgatgtgaagcaagcagtgttTGATATCGCTGAAGACAAGGCgccgggacctgatggttaCTTGTTAGGGTTTTTTAAGGCGGCTTGGCCTGTGATAGGGGAAGAAGTAACGAGGGCGGTtctggattttttttccaccGAAAAACTACTGAAACAGATCAACTCCACAATTTTGGCTctaataccaaag AGACTTAGTGTTTTGCTAGACAAGATTATTAGCCCCTGTCAGACAGCTTTTattccgggaagaagcattggggacaatatttATGCTAGCCCAGGAACTATTCTCGGGCTATAA